A genomic region of Branchiostoma lanceolatum isolate klBraLanc5 chromosome 4, klBraLanc5.hap2, whole genome shotgun sequence contains the following coding sequences:
- the LOC136433043 gene encoding uncharacterized protein, which produces MDDRQSAIRRYCLCRFCIVFPVLLAVFCAVGIVLCGVFIVKPIVRTGSLDYKETVCTTTSATLFGALQKCELCLNCRGNVLYPCLVIEARYNQGSSGILYETEARLDRSIDLGRPCATSPTCERDNAYTREKVNRFARDYVVGKTYQCLYRPGSNKLLLRRQFTQQSMIHSMLWTSVGLVLFVGITVYMCCQCKKARDQVMTMAGPGAGPVFPAPPHAIGLYPMRPSMNNPYTHPPNQNPAALPGNYVLSAPPAYAAP; this is translated from the exons ATGGACGACCGGCAGTCTGCGATCAGACGGTACTGCCTCTGCAGATTCTGTATCGTGTTTCCTGTGCTCCTGGCAGTATTTTGTGCGGTGGGCATCGTTCTCTGTGGAGTCTTCATCGTCAAGCCAATCGTGCGGACAGGTTCGCTGGATTACAAGGAGACTGTGTGCACGACAACCAGTGCTACTTTGTTTG GGGCTTTGCAGAAATGTGAATTGTGTCTCAACTGCCGGGGCAACGTCCTATACCCGTGTCTGGTCATCGAAGCCCGTTACAACCAAGGATCTAGCGGCATCCTGTACGAGACTGAAGCGAGGTTGGACAGGTCTATTGATTTAGGCCGGCCG TGTGCGACGTCACCTACTTGCGAAAGAGACAACGCTTACACTCGTGAAAAAGTGAATAGGTTTGCGAGAGACTACGTAGTAGGGAAAACCTACCAGTGCCTGTATCGTCCGGGCAGTAACAAG TTGTTGCTGAGGAGACAGTTCACGCAGCAATCCATGATCCACTCCATGCTTTGGACCAGCGTCGGATTGGTCCTCTTTGTCGGCATCACCGTGTACATGTGCTGCCAGTGCAAGAAAGCACGTGACCAAGTCATGACGATGGCGGGACCAGGCGCTGGCCCCGTATTCCCTGCACCACCCCATGCCATCGGCCTCTACCCTATGCGCCCCAGCATGAACAATCCGTACACCCATCCACCTAACCAAAACCCCGCCGCATTGCCGGGCAATTACGTACTTTCCGCACCCCCCGCATATGCAGCACCCTAG
- the LOC136433045 gene encoding patched domain-containing protein 3-like, with product MAYDCIERRLSRLFAMYGGFLSRHPLPFLVLPVLLAAGLGSGMFFMESDSSVEGLYTPDNGQGKTERAVVREHFPVNDSEDFQASRLVTLGRSASVIVTSKAKGNDGVLSLAVLSEVQSLYRGISGIEAQLSGTDHTFTDLCAMWQSQCVVDGYQLLNFALEKDENMTIGYPWTNLPDGTRLFSGATLGGVTLEPGTGHVSTAAAFKLTFYLRSENSEHDRLSEEWEKAFLSYMENFESDIIDVSRTSSQSLEEELSKLTARIVPRFSVTFTVLITFSVLSCMMLDTVRTKPWLGMLGVLSAGMAVVSSMGLCIYCGVKFTSVVASMPFLIVGIGVDDMFIMIAAWRKTHPGGSVEERMGETYAEAAVSITITTVTDGLAFGIGAITVFPAIRIFCIYTGVAVLFDYFFQVTFFGACMVYEGRREKSNRHAASCRPAVSPSEVADRSGYYRLFCTGNNMAGVNEEGEFSGSDHAIMTFFRDYFGPFITKTWVKVVVMLLFAGYLGCAIWGCLQAKEGIRLSNLAADDSYVVSYNNKDSQHFMSYGAKISVVFSNELEYWVASVQDQVENAVSRFEETDFTWGKNESESWLRDYLDFIDQFSGIIPGLNASSKSPFIINLRRYFLTNPRFKRYELDIEFNRNKSEILASRFLVQAKEINGSVREKDMVIKMRELANQSPFQTTVYHPSFIFYDQYIAILPNTLQNLGIATATMFVVALVLVPHPVCSIWVTLSIVSICTGVVGYMTFWDVNLDAISMINIIMCIGFSVDFSAHITYAFVSCKENSSNARAVFALYSLGMPILQGALSTILGVAALSTAPSYIFRTFFKTMFLVILLGALHGLVILPVVLTFVGRNVCGNKDSYSVDSKMPPCQKSFKTHQGQTGRSETQRKGGEVELANHQCNNGDPARLCTPIQYNNPSFEPDGT from the exons ATGGCCTACGACTGTATAGAAAGGCGGCTAAGTCGTCTGTTTGCTATGTACGGGGGCTTCCTGTCAAGACACCCCCTCCCCTTCCTTGTGCTGCCCGTTTTGTTAGCAGCTGGTCTGGGGTCAGGGATGTTTTTCATGGAATCAGACTCGTCTGTGGAAGGATTGTACACGCCTGATAACGGACAGGGTAAAACAGAGCGCGCTGTTGTCAGAGAGCATTTCCCTGTCAATGACTCTGAAGATTTCCAGGCTTCGAGACTTGTAACATTAGGCAGATCGGCCAGTGTCATCGTGACGAGTAAAGCTAAAGGAAACGACGGCGTTCTGAGTTTGGCAGTTCTATCAGAGGTCCAGTCTCTCTACCGCGGAATTTCGGGAATAGAAGCACAGCTGTCTGGGACAGACCACACATTTACGGACTTGTGTGCCATGTGGCAATCTCAGTGCGTAGTCGATGGGTACCAACTTCTCAACTTTGCATTGGAGAAAGATGAAAACATGACCATTGGTTACCCCTGGACAAATCTACCCGACGGGACTCGACTGTTCAGCGGAGCCACCCTGGGAGGGGTAACTCTCGAGCCAGGAACGGGGCACGTCAGCACCGCTGCCGCCTTCAAACTGACCTTCTACCTACGCAGTGAAAACTCTGAACATGACAGACTGAGCGAAGAATGGGAAAAGGCCTTTTTGTCCTACATGGAAAATTTTGAATCGGACATAATCGACGTTTCTCGAACCTCTTCTCAGTCTCTTGAGGAAGAACTTTCCAAACTGACAGCCCGCATCGTCCCACGATTCTCTGTCACCTTCACGGTCCTCATCACCTTCTCCGTCCTCTCCTGCATGATGCTGGACACGGTCCGCACCAAGCCGTGGCTGGGCATGCTCGGCGTCCTGTCCGCAGGCATGGCGGTGGTGTCCTCCATGGGGCTGTGTATATACTGTGGGGTCAAGTTCACCAGCGTGGTGGCCTCCATGCCGTTTCTCATCGTAG GTATCGGTGTGGACGACATGTTCATCATGATCGCGGCCTGGAGGAAGACCCATCCCGGAGGCAGCGTGGAGGAGCGGATGGGAGAGACGTACGCGGAGGCTGCGGTCTCCATCACCATAACAACCGTCACGGACGGACTGGCCTTCGGCATCGGCGCCATCACCGTGTTTCCGGCCATCCGCATCTTCTGCATCTACACCGGGGTAGCTGTCCTTTTTGATTACTTCTTCCAAGTGACCTTCTTCGGTGCCTGCATGGTGTATGAAGGTCGCCGTGAGAAAAGCAACCGACACGCAGCGTCATGCAGGCCGGCGGTTTCTCCTAGTGAGGTCGCAGATAGGTCGGGTTACTATCGCCTTTTCTGCACAGGAAACAACATGGCGGGAGTCAACGAGGAGGGGGAATTCTCGGGTAGCGACCATGCTATCATGACCTTTTTCAGAGATTATTTTGGGCCTTTCATTACCAAAACATGGGTAAAGGTTGTAGTCATGTTACTGTTTGCCGGGTACTTGGGTTGTGCCATATGGGGATGTCTGCAGGCAAAAGAGGGTATTCGTCTCAGTAACCTTGCTGCTGATGACTCTTATGTAGTGAGTTACAACAACAAAGATAGTCAGCATTTTATGTCTTATGGCGCCAAAATTTCTGTTGTCTTCAGTAATGAGCTAGAATATTGGGTAGCCTCCGTCCAAGACCAAGTTGAAAATGCTGTCAGTCGGTTTGAGGAGACGGACTTTACTTGGGGGAAAAACGAATCAGAATCTTGGCTGCGTGATTACCTTGATTTCATTGATCAGTTCTCGGGTATCATTCCAGGTCTGAATGCTTCCAGCAAGTCGCCATTCATTATAAATCTCAGACGATATTTTCTCACAAACCCTCGCTTTAAACGGTATGAGCTCGACATCGAGTTCAACCGCAACAAGAGCGAAATTCTCGCTTCTCGCTTCCTGGTTCAAGCAAAAGAAATTAACGGTTCCGTCCGTGAGAAGGATATGGTTATCAAGATGAGAGAGCTTGCTAATCAGAGCCCTTTCCAAACCACGGTTTACCATCCCAGCTTTATCTTCTATGATCAGTACATCGCCATCCTTCCCAACACGCTCCAGAACTTGGGTATCGCCACAGCCACCATGTTCGTGGTGGCCCTTGTCCTTGTGCCCCACCCCGTCTGTTCCATCTGGGTGACCCTGTCCATCGTCTCCATCTGTACGGGGGTGGTGGGGTACATGACCTTCTGGGACGTCAATCTAGACGCCATTTCCATGATCAACATCATCATGTGTATCGGCTTCTCTGTCGACTTTTCTGCTCACATCACTTATGCCTTCGTCTCCTGTAAAGAAAACAGTAGCAATGCTAGAGCAGTGTTTGCCCTGTATAGTTTAGGCATGCCCATCCTGCAAGGGGCCCTGTCCACAATACTAGGTGTGGCAGCCTTGTCCACTGCTCCCTCCTACATCTTTCGTACGTTCTTCAAAACCATGTTCTTAGTTATTCTGCTGGGTGCACTGCACGGGCTGGTTATCCTGCCCGTGGTTCTGACCTTCGTAGGACGAAATGTTTGTGGAAACAAGGACAGTTATTCTGTAGACAGCAAGATGCCACCTTGCCAGAAGAGTTTCAAAACACACCAAGGACAGACTGGCCGATCGGAGACGCAGCGGAAAGGCGGCGAGGTGGAACTGGCGAATCATCAGTGCAACAATGGAGATCCCGCGCGTCTGTGCACACCGATCCAATATAACAACCCTTCATTTGAACCCGATGGCACATAG
- the LOC136433041 gene encoding cytidine monophosphate-N-acetylneuraminic acid hydroxylase-like isoform X1: MEQRSVEVLQLSAQETADLRSGVNLIHKNVGNFIIYKDPTTPEDPYKACRNVCRHQRGLFVKDIEDAACNVVRCTKHNWKLDASTMKYVNPPDSFTQDQLFPELDDEGRLTLVELSPPEPWERDPRSPQRIQPGEVQVTFFAHACMEVKLGDKTMFFDPWLTGPAFSRGWWLQHEPPADWLERLSRADLIYISHEHSDHLSYPTLELLSKKNPNMPIYVGDTSVPVFCRMKQSGVKLNCINICNFGVWQDINADTRFMILMDGVHPEFDTCILIDYKGHLILNTVDCVSPNGGRLPKNVDIMMSDFSGGNSGFPVTFFGGRYTEEWKKRFMANDRKNLLFHKKEVVREVNPKVYCPFAGFFLEAHPADKYILENNPKNKPEQLAAFINRHLDSVMTWTPKPGSTLDLALALGDQADRRLAIVDPPPQTKLYKDSWDFDFYIDKINESIESEIFAYPDWIPFYYEWLGFKDYDLVLRMIETDDYFNPVEGGYDFLVDFLDLSFPSQRPARKHAYLEIKNRIGVHRQTVLHGLFWDDLYLGFQNRLSREPDTFHFRFWNHVQILLSLQPPDWEGFLNKQRTIHRGKHPRAVWKPQRSTNKHTVTRLLGALVQTKALLIPATMAFLAILAYNVL, encoded by the exons GATCCTACAACTCCCGAGGATCCGTACAAGGCTTGTCGCAACGTCTGCAGACATCAACGCGGACTCTTTGTGAAAGACATTGAAGATGCTGCCTGCAA CGTTGTTCGATGTACCAAGCATAACTGGAAGCTGGATGCATCTACGATGAAGTACGTCAACCCGCCTGACAGCTTCACACAGGATCAGCTAT TTCCTGAGCTAGACGATGAGGGCAGGTTGACTCTGGTGGAGCTGTCCCCTCCCGAACCGTGGGAGAGAGACCCCAGGTCACCGCAGAGGATCCAACCCGGGGAGGTGCAG GTGACCTTCTTCGCGCACGCGTGTATGGAGGTGAAGCTGGGAGACAAGACCATGTTCTTCGACCCATGGCTGACTGGACCCGCTTTCAGCAGGGGGTGGTGGCTGCAACACGAACCACCTGCTGATTGGCTGGAAAGGTTGTCACGTGccgacctcatttacataagcCATGAACACTCGGATCATCTCAG CTACCCGACGCTAGAGCTGCTGTCGAAGAAGAACCCCAACATGCCCATCTACGTGGGGGACACGTCCGTGCCCGTGTTCTGTAGGATGAAGCAGAGCGGGGTCAAACTGAACTGCATCAACATCTGCAACTTTGGTGTGTGGCAAGAC ATCAATGCAGACACGCGTTTCATGATCCTGATGGATGGTGTGCATCCCGAGTTTGACACCTGTATCTTGATCGACTACAAGG GCCACCTGATCCTGAACACCGTGGACTGTGTATCACCTAACGGCGGTCGTCTACCCAAGAACGTGGACATCATGATGAGTGACTTTTCAGGGGGGAATTCTGGGTTTCCCGTGACATTCTTCGGCGGAAGGTACACAG AGGAGTGGAAAAAAAGGTTTATGGCAAATGACAGAAAGAATTTGCTGTTCCACAAGAAGGAAGTTGTTCGTGAGGTCAACCCCAAAGTCTACTGCCCGTTTGCCGGCTTCTTCCTAGAAGCACATCCAGCGGATAA GTACATCCTGGAAAATAACCCCAAGAACAAACCAGAGCAACTGGCCGCCTTCATCAACAGACACCTGGACTCCGTGATGACGTGGACTCCCAAGCCTGGGTCCACCCTGGACCTGGCGCTGGCTCTGGGGGACCAAGCTGATCGCAG GCTTGCAATAGTGGATCCTCCTCCGCAGACTAAGCTGTACAAGGACAGCTGGGATTTCGACTTCTACATCGACAAGATCAACGAGAGTATAGAGAGCGAGATTTTTGCCTACCCAGACTGGATACCGTTCTACTATGAGTGGCTAGGGTTCAAGGACTACGACCTGGTTCTTCGG ATGATAGAGACTGATGACTACTTTAACCCAGTGGAGGGAGGCTACGACTTTCTTGTGGACTTCCTAGACCTGTCCTTCCCCAGTCAGCGACCTGCCAGAAAACATGCCTACCTGGAG ATCAAGAACAGGATCGGGGTCCACAGACAGACAGTTCTGCACGGTCTGTTTTGGGACGACCTCTATCTGGGCTTTCAGAACCGCCTGTCACGTGAGCCGGACACATTTCACTTCAG GTTCTGGAATCACGTGCAGATTCTGCTGTCTCTGCAGCCGCCAGACTGGGAGGGTTTTCTGAACAAGCAGAGAACGATACACAGGGGGAAACATCCCAGGGCGGTGTGGAAACCGCAACGCAGCACGAACAAACATACAG TCACCCGCCTGCTGGGCGCCCTGGTCCAGACAAAGGCGCTGCTGATACCGGCCACCATGGCTTTCCTGGCGATATTGGCCTATAATGTCCTCTAG
- the LOC136433041 gene encoding cytidine monophosphate-N-acetylneuraminic acid hydroxylase-like isoform X2 yields the protein MKYVNPPDSFTQDQLFPELDDEGRLTLVELSPPEPWERDPRSPQRIQPGEVQVTFFAHACMEVKLGDKTMFFDPWLTGPAFSRGWWLQHEPPADWLERLSRADLIYISHEHSDHLSYPTLELLSKKNPNMPIYVGDTSVPVFCRMKQSGVKLNCINICNFGVWQDINADTRFMILMDGVHPEFDTCILIDYKGHLILNTVDCVSPNGGRLPKNVDIMMSDFSGGNSGFPVTFFGGRYTEEWKKRFMANDRKNLLFHKKEVVREVNPKVYCPFAGFFLEAHPADKYILENNPKNKPEQLAAFINRHLDSVMTWTPKPGSTLDLALALGDQADRRLAIVDPPPQTKLYKDSWDFDFYIDKINESIESEIFAYPDWIPFYYEWLGFKDYDLVLRMIETDDYFNPVEGGYDFLVDFLDLSFPSQRPARKHAYLEIKNRIGVHRQTVLHGLFWDDLYLGFQNRLSREPDTFHFRFWNHVQILLSLQPPDWEGFLNKQRTIHRGKHPRAVWKPQRSTNKHTVTRLLGALVQTKALLIPATMAFLAILAYNVL from the exons ATGAAGTACGTCAACCCGCCTGACAGCTTCACACAGGATCAGCTAT TTCCTGAGCTAGACGATGAGGGCAGGTTGACTCTGGTGGAGCTGTCCCCTCCCGAACCGTGGGAGAGAGACCCCAGGTCACCGCAGAGGATCCAACCCGGGGAGGTGCAG GTGACCTTCTTCGCGCACGCGTGTATGGAGGTGAAGCTGGGAGACAAGACCATGTTCTTCGACCCATGGCTGACTGGACCCGCTTTCAGCAGGGGGTGGTGGCTGCAACACGAACCACCTGCTGATTGGCTGGAAAGGTTGTCACGTGccgacctcatttacataagcCATGAACACTCGGATCATCTCAG CTACCCGACGCTAGAGCTGCTGTCGAAGAAGAACCCCAACATGCCCATCTACGTGGGGGACACGTCCGTGCCCGTGTTCTGTAGGATGAAGCAGAGCGGGGTCAAACTGAACTGCATCAACATCTGCAACTTTGGTGTGTGGCAAGAC ATCAATGCAGACACGCGTTTCATGATCCTGATGGATGGTGTGCATCCCGAGTTTGACACCTGTATCTTGATCGACTACAAGG GCCACCTGATCCTGAACACCGTGGACTGTGTATCACCTAACGGCGGTCGTCTACCCAAGAACGTGGACATCATGATGAGTGACTTTTCAGGGGGGAATTCTGGGTTTCCCGTGACATTCTTCGGCGGAAGGTACACAG AGGAGTGGAAAAAAAGGTTTATGGCAAATGACAGAAAGAATTTGCTGTTCCACAAGAAGGAAGTTGTTCGTGAGGTCAACCCCAAAGTCTACTGCCCGTTTGCCGGCTTCTTCCTAGAAGCACATCCAGCGGATAA GTACATCCTGGAAAATAACCCCAAGAACAAACCAGAGCAACTGGCCGCCTTCATCAACAGACACCTGGACTCCGTGATGACGTGGACTCCCAAGCCTGGGTCCACCCTGGACCTGGCGCTGGCTCTGGGGGACCAAGCTGATCGCAG GCTTGCAATAGTGGATCCTCCTCCGCAGACTAAGCTGTACAAGGACAGCTGGGATTTCGACTTCTACATCGACAAGATCAACGAGAGTATAGAGAGCGAGATTTTTGCCTACCCAGACTGGATACCGTTCTACTATGAGTGGCTAGGGTTCAAGGACTACGACCTGGTTCTTCGG ATGATAGAGACTGATGACTACTTTAACCCAGTGGAGGGAGGCTACGACTTTCTTGTGGACTTCCTAGACCTGTCCTTCCCCAGTCAGCGACCTGCCAGAAAACATGCCTACCTGGAG ATCAAGAACAGGATCGGGGTCCACAGACAGACAGTTCTGCACGGTCTGTTTTGGGACGACCTCTATCTGGGCTTTCAGAACCGCCTGTCACGTGAGCCGGACACATTTCACTTCAG GTTCTGGAATCACGTGCAGATTCTGCTGTCTCTGCAGCCGCCAGACTGGGAGGGTTTTCTGAACAAGCAGAGAACGATACACAGGGGGAAACATCCCAGGGCGGTGTGGAAACCGCAACGCAGCACGAACAAACATACAG TCACCCGCCTGCTGGGCGCCCTGGTCCAGACAAAGGCGCTGCTGATACCGGCCACCATGGCTTTCCTGGCGATATTGGCCTATAATGTCCTCTAG